One window from the genome of SAR324 cluster bacterium encodes:
- the plsX gene encoding phosphate acyltransferase PlsX produces MPVAVDAMGGDSPLSIQLEGAVRAANELGIEVVLVGHETQIKDRLKNMPHSVNKVRIVHCEEMVEMHESPSQALRQKKDSSIRVAMDLHKRGEVSAVVSAGNTGAAMATAKFVLKSIPKIDRPAIATLMPSTHRNRPFVILDIGANTDCKPEYLLQFALMGGAYAQTMLSIDNPRVALLNNGEEEGKGNQNLKETYPLLKKSTLNFYGNIEGKLMYQNEVDVVVCDGFVGNITLKVAEGTFDFVRQVLKEEIEKSWVAKLGYLLMKGPFKALKERGDYTEIGGAPLLGVQGTVVICHGSSKPYSIRNAIRHADNCASMKLNDKISSLVLENQNLLLPRNETTPLAATG; encoded by the coding sequence ATGCCAGTAGCGGTTGATGCGATGGGGGGAGATTCCCCATTATCCATCCAGTTGGAGGGAGCCGTACGAGCTGCCAACGAATTAGGCATTGAAGTGGTTCTTGTTGGTCACGAGACGCAAATCAAGGACCGACTAAAAAACATGCCGCATTCAGTAAACAAAGTCCGTATTGTCCACTGTGAGGAGATGGTGGAAATGCATGAATCTCCAAGTCAAGCGTTACGGCAGAAAAAGGATTCTTCAATCCGTGTTGCGATGGATCTGCACAAGCGTGGAGAGGTTAGTGCTGTCGTGAGTGCCGGCAATACAGGCGCTGCAATGGCTACTGCCAAATTTGTTCTTAAATCTATTCCAAAAATAGATCGGCCTGCTATCGCTACCCTCATGCCGAGCACACATCGCAATCGCCCCTTCGTGATTTTAGATATTGGTGCCAATACGGATTGCAAACCAGAATATTTACTGCAATTTGCGCTGATGGGTGGAGCCTATGCTCAAACGATGCTAAGCATCGATAATCCACGGGTAGCTCTTCTCAACAACGGTGAAGAAGAGGGTAAGGGTAATCAAAACCTTAAGGAAACTTATCCCTTGCTAAAAAAGAGCACGCTCAATTTTTATGGGAACATCGAAGGCAAGTTGATGTACCAGAATGAAGTGGATGTGGTGGTATGCGATGGCTTTGTAGGGAATATCACACTAAAGGTGGCAGAGGGGACCTTTGATTTTGTAAGGCAGGTTCTTAAGGAAGAGATTGAGAAATCTTGGGTGGCGAAGTTAGGATATTTGTTGATGAAGGGGCCATTCAAGGCTTTGAAAGAGAGGGGAGATTACACTGAGATTGGAGGAGCTCCACTTCTCGGGGTCCAGGGCACAGTCGTCATCTGCCACGGGAGCTCAAAGCCTTACTCGATTAGAAACGCAATTCGTCATGCCGATAACTGTGCAAGTATGAAGTTGAACGATAAAATTTCCTCCCTTGTTCTAGAAAATCAGAATCTGCTTTTGCCACGGAACGAAACCACTCCACTAGCTGCTACTGGATAA
- a CDS encoding NifU family protein has product MFKFKDLSNTEDELFRPENYQLSVKDFFAKRRTAERVYLFDLRGAGDYEISHLPGAHNLPIEHFENSIYQMPFTGDILLYGGGQGETLTAAEILYDNGFDTFYYVDRFLDLYEQVDESFFTISPEALKKIQSPHEDASDGWLLAVEPKSPTKGVYTLRPLKDDDTEQMQRFEKEGIIFWMDFSLLPFLEGTEIQIDEDTGEIEVVNEGLGIGKLRGNFEDRVRQVLDEQVNPMVASHGGVVSLSKIENGEVFLRFGGGCQGCGMVDVTLKQGVEVMMKETVPDIVAIHDATDHDSGSNPYYR; this is encoded by the coding sequence ATGTTCAAATTCAAGGATCTTTCAAATACTGAAGATGAGTTATTCCGTCCAGAAAATTATCAACTGAGCGTCAAAGATTTTTTTGCAAAGCGCCGCACTGCGGAGCGAGTTTACTTGTTTGATCTTCGGGGTGCGGGTGATTATGAAATTTCCCATTTGCCTGGTGCACATAATCTTCCTATTGAGCACTTCGAAAATTCAATCTACCAAATGCCTTTCACTGGAGACATTTTACTTTACGGTGGAGGACAAGGAGAAACACTAACAGCAGCTGAAATTCTCTACGACAATGGCTTTGATACGTTCTACTATGTAGACCGCTTCTTGGATCTTTATGAACAAGTAGATGAATCATTTTTTACTATTAGTCCTGAGGCTTTGAAAAAAATCCAATCTCCGCATGAGGATGCCTCAGATGGATGGCTACTAGCTGTTGAACCAAAATCTCCGACCAAAGGTGTCTATACACTTCGACCTCTAAAAGATGACGATACCGAGCAAATGCAACGTTTCGAGAAGGAAGGAATTATTTTCTGGATGGATTTCTCATTACTACCATTTCTAGAAGGTACCGAAATCCAAATTGATGAAGACACAGGGGAGATCGAGGTAGTTAATGAAGGACTTGGTATAGGGAAACTACGTGGAAATTTTGAAGATCGAGTGCGTCAAGTTTTAGATGAGCAGGTCAATCCTATGGTTGCTTCCCATGGAGGTGTCGTCAGTTTAAGTAAAATTGAAAATGGTGAAGTATTCTTGAGATTTGGAGGAGGCTGCCAAGGATGTGGAATGGTGGATGTAACTCTTAAGCAGGGTGTAGAAGTAATGATGAAAGAAACTGTACCAGATATCGTTGCCATCCATGATGCAACTGACCATGATAGCGGATCAAATCCCTATTACCGCTGA